From the Paraburkholderia sp. PREW-6R genome, one window contains:
- a CDS encoding XdhC family protein produces MDSVDLEVLKSSARWLDEGHRALLVTVVKTWGSSPRPEGAMLAVRDDGLVVGSVSGGCIEDDLIDRVRQRGIEQTHPEAVKYGITAEEAHRFGLPCGGTIQLVLEPLTPQSGIAELCDAVEDGRLVARELDMTTGEARLENAYATDGVSFDGERLLTIHGPRYRMLVIGAGQLSRYLCHIAVGLDYQVTVCDPREEYTEEWDIPGTKIVRTMPDDTVIDMKLDERCAVIALTHDPKLDDLALMEALKTPAFYVGALGSRRNNQARRERLKEFDLNESELARLHGPVGIFIGSRTPPEIAVSILAEVTAAKNGVSLPTLLQVEGAKAAREIAASGGAACSV; encoded by the coding sequence ATGGACAGCGTGGATCTTGAAGTCCTGAAATCCAGTGCGCGTTGGCTGGACGAAGGGCATCGCGCGCTACTGGTGACGGTGGTGAAGACGTGGGGCTCGTCGCCGCGTCCGGAAGGCGCCATGCTGGCGGTGCGCGACGACGGGCTCGTGGTGGGCTCGGTGTCGGGCGGCTGCATCGAGGACGACCTGATCGATCGCGTGCGGCAGCGTGGCATCGAGCAGACGCACCCGGAGGCCGTCAAATACGGCATTACGGCGGAAGAAGCGCACCGTTTCGGGCTACCCTGCGGCGGCACGATCCAGCTCGTGCTCGAACCGCTGACGCCGCAAAGCGGCATCGCCGAGTTATGCGACGCAGTGGAAGACGGCCGGCTCGTCGCACGCGAGCTCGACATGACGACGGGCGAGGCGCGGCTTGAGAATGCGTACGCCACGGACGGCGTGAGTTTCGACGGCGAACGATTGCTGACCATACACGGACCGCGCTACCGGATGCTCGTGATCGGCGCGGGACAGTTGTCGCGCTATCTTTGCCATATCGCGGTCGGGCTCGACTATCAGGTGACCGTCTGCGATCCACGCGAGGAATATACGGAGGAATGGGATATTCCCGGCACGAAGATCGTGAGAACGATGCCGGACGACACGGTGATCGATATGAAGCTCGACGAGCGGTGTGCGGTGATCGCGTTGACGCATGATCCGAAGCTCGACGACCTCGCGCTGATGGAGGCGTTGAAGACGCCGGCGTTTTACGTCGGTGCGTTGGGATCCCGGCGGAACAATCAGGCGCGTCGTGAGCGGTTGAAGGAGTTCGATCTGAATGAATCGGAACTCGCGCGTCTGCATGGGCCGGTCGGGATTTTTATCGGCAGCCGGACGCCGCCGGAGATAGCGGTGTCGATTCTTGCCGAGGTGACGGCGGCCAAGAACGGGGTGTCGCTGCCGACGCTTCTGCAGGTCGAGGGCGCGAAGGCGGCGCGGGAGATTGCCGCGTCTGGCGGAGCGGCCTGTAGCGTCTGA